GCCATTGTGTATCCAGTATTTTGCTAGTGTTTGATTTTTGGCACATCTTGTTTGTGAGCTTTCATTTTCATGATGAGGGAAGAGTAAATCAGCACCTCCGCCATGTATATCAATAGCATATTCTCCACTATATGCTAAATGCTTATCTATCATAGCAGAGCATTCTATATGCCACCCGGGTCTCCCCTTGCCTAGTTTGGATTCATAACCTATATCACCTACTCCTTTATAGCTTTTCCATAGTGCAAAATCCCTAGAATCTTTTTTTTGTTCGATAGATTCTATCCTGCTTTTTGCCTCTAGCTCTGCTATTCTACCGCTTAGAGTTCCATAGTCTCTATCCTTACAGACAGATAGATATATATCTCCATTATCTGTTTTATAAGCATAACCTTTATGCAACAATTCTTCAATCATTTCAACAATACTCTCTAAAGATTCGGTAGCTTTTGGTTCTATATCTGCTCTTTTTACCCCTAAAAGCTCCATTTCATAAAGATATTTTTGAATATAAGTTGTAGTTATCTCATCTATACTAACTCCGCTACTATTTGCTTTGTTTATTATCTTATCATCAATATCTGTGAAGTTTTTTGCAAATATAACCTTATATCCTAGCTCACACAAAACCCTACGCAACAAATCAAAAACAATGGCACTTCTAGCATGTCCTAAGTGGGAATCATCATACACGGTTGGACCACAAACATAGATTCTAACCTCATCTTTATTTATCGGATCAAAGACTAGCTTTTCTTTTTTGACACTATCATATATTTTAAACTGCATTATTTTCCTCTACAAAAAGATACATTATAACAAAAAACGATTCTTAAAATAATCCTTACAGAAAGTAACAATCTATAATAAAAGTTATATTAATTATTAAAAATTTATATATATATATATATATTGTGCTATTATAAAACATGATAAATAAGGAGAGAGTTTGAAAAAGGGATTAGTTGTAACTTCGCTCGTAGTAGCTGGTATATTGTTTAGTGCTTGTAGTAGCTCGCAAAGCAATTTAAGTTATGAAAATAATTTGACACAAAAGTTATGTGATGAGCAATTTTTTAACGAGAAGCTAAAAGAAGTAAAAGACGATGACGACACAATTTATGTCGGATTGAATTCTGGGTTAATAGCAAAAAATTGTGGCAATTTTAAAACAAGTAACGAATTTTTTGATTTGGTAGAAGAATCTTACAAAGAAGATGTTGATTTACAAAGCGTAGGCACAAAAGGTGCAAAAGCAGTTGCATCTACACTTATAAATGAAGGAGCTGTAGATTATGAAGGAAGCTTGTATGAAAGAATAATGTTAAATTCTTATAAAGGTATAAACTTTATGAATCTAGGCGATTTTGAAAACGCTAGAGTAGAGTTCAATAGAGCACTTATGCGTCAAGATAAGGCAAAAGAATATTTTGCAGCTGAAATAGAAAAAAATAGACAAGAACTAGAAAAGCAACAAAAATCACAAAACTACGAAGAAAACATAGGTAAAAACACAAAAACAATAGAAGGCAAATATGAGCATCTCTGGGAAGAGTTTGACACTACAAAAGACTTTATAAACCCTTATGCGACATACCTTGCTTCTGTGTTTTTCTACATGGATAGAGATTATATAAAAGCACAAAATCTCTTTAGAGAAGTAGCTATAATCAATCCTAACAATGAAGAAATACAACAACAAGCAGAATTTTTTGAAAATAGCAATAAAGATGGCAATAAGATTTTTGTTGTTTATGAAAATGGATTTGGCATTGCAAAAGATGAGTTTAAATTAAATCTTCCTTTTATCTTTGACAAAAAAGCAATTACTGCAAGTGTCGCACTACAAACACTAAAGCCAAGAGAATATTCATATCCATTCTTAAGCATTAATGAT
Above is a genomic segment from Helicobacter ibis containing:
- the cysS gene encoding cysteine--tRNA ligase, encoding MQFKIYDSVKKEKLVFDPINKDEVRIYVCGPTVYDDSHLGHARSAIVFDLLRRVLCELGYKVIFAKNFTDIDDKIINKANSSGVSIDEITTTYIQKYLYEMELLGVKRADIEPKATESLESIVEMIEELLHKGYAYKTDNGDIYLSVCKDRDYGTLSGRIAELEAKSRIESIEQKKDSRDFALWKSYKGVGDIGYESKLGKGRPGWHIECSAMIDKHLAYSGEYAIDIHGGGADLLFPHHENESSQTRCAKNQTLAKYWIHNGFVTINNEKMSKSLGNSFFIKDALEIHNGEVLRFYLLSTHYRALLNYSDSDLLSSKKRLDRIYRLKKRIHGKANTLKSDDVFKQELLESLSDDLNISRALSIVDEFVSNANEFLDKKQNDKIPFIASNLELIARLLGVGLIDCFLYFQLGVSKEERKEIESLINKRMEAKKNKDFALADSIRDTLSNMGISIMDSSDGCVWEKL